A portion of the Podospora pseudoanserina strain CBS 124.78 chromosome 2, whole genome shotgun sequence genome contains these proteins:
- a CDS encoding hypothetical protein (EggNog:ENOG503P5NZ) produces the protein MSSSPPESMNRYWIPNLDIHKKVITQELQYYLGPDASVRPFTREGEDGFLITTPGPCLSDEQIDDICVKSKQLWEKQAAARAAGSSSKSLKRPLHAPVSLGKSGGTSESSSRRRKPRSHRDDRR, from the exons ATGTCGTCTTCGCCGCCTGAATCGATGAACAGATACTGGATTCCCAATCTGGATATCCACAAAAAGGTCATCACTCAGGAGCTTCAGTATTACCTCGGACCCGACGCGAGCGTGAGGCCTTTTACTCGAGAG GGTGAAGATGGCTTCTTGATCACCACACCAGGACCTTGCCTGTCAGAT GAGCAAATAGACGACATATGCGTCAAGTCAAAGCAGCTGTGGGAGAAACAGGCAGCAGCGCGAGCAGCCGGCAGTTCGAGCAAATCCCTCAAGCGACCTCTTCACGCACCTGTATCACTCGGGAAGTCGGGCGGCACCAGTGAATCGTCCAGTAGACGGAGAAAGCCCAGAAGCCATCGGGATGACAGACGATGA